One window from the genome of Mucilaginibacter ginsenosidivorans encodes:
- a CDS encoding CcmD family protein, protein MKKLLILVLLTLSNIVVFAQGKGGTGMADDFYKSGRIYVVIATVAIIFIGLAIYLFSMDRRLKKIEKGN, encoded by the coding sequence ATGAAAAAATTATTGATCCTTGTTTTATTGACCTTATCAAACATTGTTGTTTTTGCACAGGGAAAAGGCGGAACGGGTATGGCTGACGATTTTTACAAGTCGGGCAGGATATACGTCGTTATCGCAACGGTTGCCATAATTTTCATTGGTTTGGCCATTTACCTGTTCTCGATGGACAGGCGATTGAAAAAAATCGAAAAAGGGAATTAG
- a CDS encoding cytochrome c biogenesis protein — MKIIYQTWWKVLAVTLIFYTLIAGFLVPVPVLPILHETIRNLYFHVPMWIAMMSVLTISVVFSIMYLNTGKEEYDLASVECVNVGLLFFTLGLVTGMMWARFTWGEFWSGDPKQNSAAIAFLLYCAYLVLRNSMDEEQKRAKISAIYNIFAFPVMIVLIFILPRLTDSLHPGNGGNPAFGKYDLDNRMRMVFYPAMAGWAIISVWIATIRYRIRLIEHKRNNIDL; from the coding sequence ATGAAGATCATTTATCAAACCTGGTGGAAAGTATTAGCGGTAACGCTGATATTTTATACACTTATTGCCGGGTTCCTCGTTCCAGTACCTGTATTACCCATTCTGCACGAGACTATTCGCAATTTGTACTTCCACGTACCTATGTGGATAGCAATGATGTCGGTATTAACAATTTCCGTCGTCTTCAGCATTATGTATCTCAACACGGGTAAAGAAGAGTATGACCTGGCGTCGGTAGAATGTGTTAATGTAGGCTTGTTATTTTTTACACTGGGCCTGGTAACCGGCATGATGTGGGCCAGGTTTACCTGGGGCGAATTCTGGAGTGGCGATCCCAAGCAGAATAGCGCCGCGATAGCCTTCCTGTTGTATTGCGCTTACCTGGTACTCCGCAACTCGATGGATGAGGAGCAAAAACGGGCCAAAATATCCGCCATTTACAATATTTTCGCGTTCCCGGTGATGATCGTATTGATATTCATTTTACCAAGGCTGACCGATTCCCTACACCCCGGTAACGGAGGAAACCCGGCTTTCGGCAAATACGATCTTGATAACCGTATGCGTATGGTCTTTTACCCGGCAATGGCGGGTTGGGCTATCATTTCTGTCTGGATCGCAACTATCCGCTATCGTATACGTTTGATAGAGCATAAAAGAAATAACATAGACTTATAA